In the genome of Diaphorobacter sp. HDW4A, the window GAAAATACATCCGTTACCCCTTCCCTTGGAAGGCTCCTAGTATCGGCCATGTTGTAATAAGTGACCTGCGGTTGAGTTGTTCCGCAGCCACTCGTAATGAGCGCGATGGACGACATACAGATGACCAGGCCGAGCCTGCGCAATGCCTTGAATTTCATAACCCCTCCAACAAGTTGAGTGTCTGAGTGTGTAAATATAGGCTAAATGTAAATAAAATGGGTTGCTTTCGTGGGTGTTTTCGGAGTTGTGTTGTAGGCGCAACTGCTTGTTGTTCAGTTAAATATGGCTGATTTCGTTGAAATTCGACATTTATGGAGCGCAGGTGAACGAAGCAGTTCTACCGGCCCAATGCCTTCGTAGATCCGAGCTCCGTCTACCTTGCGCACCACTGCCAGCCAATCCGGCTGGATCTGGCGCACCTCATAGTCCTCAAGCGTGCCTGGCAGGACTCGCTACTCCGGACCCCGCCAAGCCTGCGCGCGGATGGCACGCCGTGGGGCCTGGCCGGACTCTGGAATCAGTGGATTGATCATGCGACCGGCGAAGTTCACGAGAGCTACACGATGCTGACCATCAATGCCGACAGTCATCCGCTGATGCGCCGCATGCACAAGCCAGATCCAAAGCTTGCCGCCGATCAGCAGGACAAGCGCTCAGTGATCTCCATCGAGCTGGGTGATGTAGACCTCTGGCTCGCGGGCACGATCGAGGAGGCGAAGAAGCTGCTCAAGCTGGCGCCGGTCGAGGTGTTTGAGGCGGGGCCGGTGACTTGAACTCGAAACACTGTATATGAGACGCGTCTCATACTCGTCTCATAAAATGTCGAAAACAAAAAAGCCTGCTATCTTTTCAGATAGCAGGCTTTTCAAGCTTTACGCTGTATTTGTTGGTAGGACGTGCGCGATTCGAACGCGCGACCAACGGATTAAAAGTCCGCTGCTCTACCAACTGAGCTAACGTCCCACACAGTTTGCATGTCGAATTGCTTTGTGGGCGCCTCTTCAAGTGCAAGACCACGATTATAGCCCAGTTTTTCGGAGGAAAAACAAATTGTGGTGCGGGCGAGCCATTTTCGACGGGCCGCGTGGTCAGATGCCAATGCTGAAGGGGCGTCAGCCCGCTGGTTGCAGCACCATCCGGTCTCCGATCTCCAAGAGCATGAGGAAGCGGCGATGGTGGATGCGCCAGCCGGCCGGGGTGAGTCTCCATTCGTCTTTGTAGGAGCCGATGGCGTCGTAGCGCAGGGCGGATCGTTCGTTGAGACCTTTGTGGATCGCGCGGACGTGGATCTTGCTGCGTGCGCTTTGCGGGTCGTTGCTCGCTTCGACCTCTAGGTTGCCTATCAGGTGCTGGGTGGGGCCGCAGCCGTCCAGATGCGCGCTGACCATCTCCTGTACGGCGGCGAGGCCGTTGCGGGTGTAGCCGCCGTAGTTGGTGACGCAGTCGGCGGTGAATACGTCCGCCAGCAACGCGTGGTTGCGCGTGTCGCAGGCGGTGGCGTAGCGGGTGAGCACTTGGGCCAGCGCATGCTCCAGCAGCAATTGCGCGATGGTGGAGGGCGCTGGCTTCAGCATCACAGAGCCTTGGTGTTGACAGAGGACTGCGGTTCGGGCTGAGGCATGTGGCCGCCGCCTGTGGATTGGTGCGTGGTGCCGGTCATGGCCACGGTTGCCGTATCACTCGCGTGACCGCCTTGACGGGCGGCGGATTTGGCCTCGGCCGTTTCTACGTTCAACCAGCAGGCCATGGCGGGCAGCAGGAAGATGGCGCCCAGCATGTTCACGAGGAACATGAAGGCCAGCAGAATGCCCATGTCGGCCTGGAACTTGAGCGCGGAGAACGCCCAAGTGCCTACGCCGATGGACATGGTCACCGCCGTGAAGATGGCGGCGTTGCCGCGCTGGCGCATGGCTTCGTAGAAAGCTTCGCGCAGCGTGGTGTGCTTGTCGCGCAGGGCGTGCTGCATGCTTTCGAACAGATAGATGCCGTAGTCCACGCCCACGCCCACGCCGAGTGCGATCACCGGCAGGGTGGGGACCTTCAGGCCGATGCCGAGAACGGCCATGAGTGCGTTGCACAGGATGGACACGATGGCCAGCGGCACGATGATGCACAGCACGGCGCGCCAGCTGCGGAATGTGAGCCAGCACAGCAGCGTGATGGCGCCGAAGATCGATGCGAGCATCTGCACTTCGGCGTGTTCGACCGCCTCGTTGGTGGCGGCAGCCACGCCCGCGTTGCCGCCTGCGAGCTCGAACTTCACGGTCGCGGTCTTGTCTTCGGCGATGAACTTCTTGACTTCGTTGACGACGTGCGCGAGCGTCGCGCCTTCATGGTCCTTCAGGAAGATCTGCATGTTGACGATGCGGCAGCTCTCGGTGTTCAGGCCCAGGTCAGGTACGAGTACCTTGATGCCCGAGCGCAGCGCGGCGTCGGTGCGCTGCAGTGCGGCCCAGCGCGGATTGCCTTCGTTGTTGCCCGCGGCTGCGATCTTGGCGAGCGCGGCAGAGGTGTTGACTGACTGCACTCCGTCCACGCGGCTCATGCGGCCCTGAAAGCGTTCCACCGCGTTCATCACCGACCAGTCGATGCAGGGCTCTTCCACGTTCTGCGCGACCGCGTAGACCGAGAGCACGTCCATGCCGATGGAGTAGTGGCTGATGATGTTGTCGTTGTCGCGGTTGTAGCGCGATTCGGCGCGCAGCTCGGGCGCGCCGGTGCCGACGTCGCCGGTCAGCAGGCCGCGCGAGAGGTAGGTGCCGCCCGCAAGAATCACCAGCGCGATGACGAGTGTGGTGAGCGCTGGGCCGGGCTCGGCCAGGCGCGAGAGTTTCCACCAGCGCGGGTTGCGGCCGTTGGCGTCGTAAGTGGGTGCCACCTTGGCTCCCGCTTCGAGCTTGATGTGGGCGAGCACGGCGGGCAGGAAGACCTTGTTGGTGATGATCATCAGCAGCACACCGAGGCAGGCGGTCACGCCGAGTTCGTGCACGATGGGGATGTCGATCAGCATGATCACCATGAAGCCCAGCGCGTTGGTGAGCAGCGCTAGCGTGCCGGGAATCGCGAGCTTGCGGATCGAGTTCTCGGCGGCGAGCTTGGTGGATAGGCCGATGCGCACGTCATGCTTCCACGCACCCGTCATCTGCACCGCGTGCGACACGCCGATGGAGAAGATCAAAAACGGCACAAGGATGGACATCGGATCGATGCCGTAACCCGCGATGGGCAGCAGGCCTAGCAGCCAGATCACTGGCAGTAGTGCCACGCCGAGGCCGACCACGGTGAGGTTGGTTGAGCGGGTGTAGAAGCGCAGTAGCACGGCGGTGATCACGAAGGCGATCACGAAGAACAGCATCACGGTGAACAGGCCGTCCATCACGTCGCCGAGCACTTTGGAGAAGCCGATGATGTGGATCTTGATGTGATCGTTCTCGAACTTTTTGCGGATCTCTTCCAAGCGCTGGGCGACCTTGTGATAGTCCAGCTTTTCGCCATTCTTGGGATCGACTTCCTGCAGGTCGGCGCGCACCATGGCGGACTTGAGGTCGTTGCTCACGAGGCTGCCGATCTGGCCGGACTTGGCAACGTTGGAGCGCACCTTGGCGAGGCCTTCCGCGTTGGGCTCGAAGCGCGAGGGGATCAGCACCTCGCCGACATAGCCTTCCTCGGTGATCTCGATGTACTTCACGTTCGGGGTGAACAGCGAGAACACCTGGCCGCGGTTGACGCCGGGCGTGAAGAACACCTCGTCATTCACGCCGCGCAGGGCATCGAGGAATTCCTTGTTGTAGATGTCGCCCTCGCCCTTCCATTCCACGCTCACCAACACGCGATTGGCACCCGAGAAGGTGTTGGAATACTTGAGAAACGCGCCCATATAGTCATGGCGCAGCGGAATCAGCTTGTTGAAGCCGGGGTCCAGATGCGTGCGCATGGCCGATGTGGCCAAGAGCGCGGTCGCCAGAAGCGTGAGGATAATGATGGGAACGCTGAAGCGGATCAGCCATCTTGCGGTGGCGGCGATGAAGCGGTCCAGCCGGGTCACGGGTTGCGGGAGAGTCATGGTTTGGTTCCTTGGCTGGCGGCGGTGGCCGTGGCCGTCTTGGCCAGATCTGGCAGGGGTTGCAGACCGGCGTCGCTGGCGATCCAGCCTTTGTTCTTGTCCATCAGCACCACGTCGGTGAGCGTGGCGCGGCCCTTGGCGCGTTGCAGTGTGAAAGTCAGTCCGTTGTCGCGGCTGATGCCCAGTGTGCTGCCCTGGCCGACCAGCACGATGCTGCCGTCCGCCTGCTGGGCATGGCCGAAGAACGAGACCGGTGCGGGCACGCTAGATTTGGCCCAGGCGGCGCGCGCGTCGGCCTTCACATACACGTTGCCGCGCATGCCATAGATGAGCCAGCCGCCATCGGCGAGCGGCATGGCGTTGTAGAACGAGCCGTTGTAGAAGGTGGGCTCGGCGTGCCAGGTGGCGGCGCCGTCGTCTGAGCGCAGCACAAGGCCGCGTTCGCCCACGATCAGCCAATGTTTGGCGTCAGCGCTGCTGGCGATGCGGTTCAGGTGCTTGTCCTCGACCTCGGCGGGCAGCGCGAGCGGCTCCCAAGTCTGGCCTTCGTCCTTGGACGCGATGGCGCGGCCGAATGCGCCGACGCTGATCCACTCGCCCGAGGGCAGACGCGCCACCGACATCAGCGGCTCGCCGTTCTTGGGCTTGAAGTTCAGTTCTTCCCAGCTGGCGCCGCCGTCGCGGGTGCGCAGAATCCAGTTCTCGTGGCCGACGGCGAATCCGGTCTTCTGGTCGGGCGCGAAGCTCATGTTGTTGAGCAGCGCCTGGCGGTCCTGATTGCGCTTGGCGGGCGTCCAGTGCGCGCCCTGATCGTCCGAGTACAGAATCTCGCCCATGGCTCCGGCCGCGAGCAGGCGCTTGCCGGCCACGGTGAGGCTGTTGAAATGGGTCTTCTCGGCGCCAACGCTGAGCGGGGCGAGCGGCGGTGGGGTGCGGGGTGCAAAGGCGAGCGCAGAGGCGAATGCGACCAATGCTGCTGCTCCGATGCCGATGGCTGTTTTCACGGTGTCTCCTTGTGTGGGCTCGGGTTACGGCATGCACTGTGTCTGCGCACGCGGCCCGTGTCCATGGCGAATTTGTCGCCGCAAGGGGTTTGCAACATCGTCCGAATGGACGTTTGGGCGCTCGGCTTCGGGTTTTCACCGGGTAATTGCCTTAGTCTTGTCAGACGATGGTCGGAAGCGCAAGCTTTCCCACAATGGATGCACCAATTTGAAAAGGGTTACTTATGGGTTTGCAAGGAAAGGCGGCGCTGGTCGGAGCGGCGCAATACAAGCCTGAGAAATACGCGACGGCCCCGCAGATGTTCCATCTGGAGCAGATTTCGGACCTCACGCTCAAGGCGCTGGATGACGCGGGCATGGAACTGTCCGAGGTCGATGGACTGATCACCACGGGCGCGTACTTTCACGAGGCGAGCAGCTTTGTGCCCGCAATGGTCGGTGAATACCTCG includes:
- a CDS encoding RND family transporter; the protein is MTLPQPVTRLDRFIAATARWLIRFSVPIIILTLLATALLATSAMRTHLDPGFNKLIPLRHDYMGAFLKYSNTFSGANRVLVSVEWKGEGDIYNKEFLDALRGVNDEVFFTPGVNRGQVFSLFTPNVKYIEITEEGYVGEVLIPSRFEPNAEGLAKVRSNVAKSGQIGSLVSNDLKSAMVRADLQEVDPKNGEKLDYHKVAQRLEEIRKKFENDHIKIHIIGFSKVLGDVMDGLFTVMLFFVIAFVITAVLLRFYTRSTNLTVVGLGVALLPVIWLLGLLPIAGYGIDPMSILVPFLIFSIGVSHAVQMTGAWKHDVRIGLSTKLAAENSIRKLAIPGTLALLTNALGFMVIMLIDIPIVHELGVTACLGVLLMIITNKVFLPAVLAHIKLEAGAKVAPTYDANGRNPRWWKLSRLAEPGPALTTLVIALVILAGGTYLSRGLLTGDVGTGAPELRAESRYNRDNDNIISHYSIGMDVLSVYAVAQNVEEPCIDWSVMNAVERFQGRMSRVDGVQSVNTSAALAKIAAAGNNEGNPRWAALQRTDAALRSGIKVLVPDLGLNTESCRIVNMQIFLKDHEGATLAHVVNEVKKFIAEDKTATVKFELAGGNAGVAAATNEAVEHAEVQMLASIFGAITLLCWLTFRSWRAVLCIIVPLAIVSILCNALMAVLGIGLKVPTLPVIALGVGVGVDYGIYLFESMQHALRDKHTTLREAFYEAMRQRGNAAIFTAVTMSIGVGTWAFSALKFQADMGILLAFMFLVNMLGAIFLLPAMACWLNVETAEAKSAARQGGHASDTATVAMTGTTHQSTGGGHMPQPEPQSSVNTKAL
- a CDS encoding YCF48-related protein, yielding MKTAIGIGAAALVAFASALAFAPRTPPPLAPLSVGAEKTHFNSLTVAGKRLLAAGAMGEILYSDDQGAHWTPAKRNQDRQALLNNMSFAPDQKTGFAVGHENWILRTRDGGASWEELNFKPKNGEPLMSVARLPSGEWISVGAFGRAIASKDEGQTWEPLALPAEVEDKHLNRIASSADAKHWLIVGERGLVLRSDDGAATWHAEPTFYNGSFYNAMPLADGGWLIYGMRGNVYVKADARAAWAKSSVPAPVSFFGHAQQADGSIVLVGQGSTLGISRDNGLTFTLQRAKGRATLTDVVLMDKNKGWIASDAGLQPLPDLAKTATATAASQGTKP
- a CDS encoding nuclear transport factor 2 family protein, encoding MLKPAPSTIAQLLLEHALAQVLTRYATACDTRNHALLADVFTADCVTNYGGYTRNGLAAVQEMVSAHLDGCGPTQHLIGNLEVEASNDPQSARSKIHVRAIHKGLNERSALRYDAIGSYKDEWRLTPAGWRIHHRRFLMLLEIGDRMVLQPAG